In the Chromatiaceae bacterium genome, one interval contains:
- a CDS encoding aminopeptidase, translated as MRRAILLGCWLFALSGCSSVAYYAQSARGQAALLSAARPIDQVVGDPRTSAAVRERLSALPELRRFAVSELALPHSGSFRRYAALDREAAVWSLVAAPPDGLQPREWCYPVVGCASYRGYFSHDAALEHAERARRDGWDVAVDPVPAYSTLGWFDDPLPSTVIDWPLADIAGLVFHELAHEALYLAGDSAFNEAYASVVEHEGRRRWLQSRGDEAQRRQADERDRRRADFLQLLSDTRMQLTALYASSTTDRAALRTGKVRILGELQQRYRLQKVEWGGYAGYDWWFARPLNNAHFASISTYSDWQPALSAMLRQLGGRMDAFHTACRRLATLPAAVRARYLDRLAPGSRGVPHTASVAAAD; from the coding sequence ATGCGGCGTGCGATTCTGCTCGGCTGCTGGCTTTTCGCGCTGAGCGGGTGCAGCAGCGTGGCGTACTATGCGCAGTCAGCACGTGGTCAAGCGGCCCTGCTCAGCGCTGCACGTCCGATCGATCAGGTTGTCGGCGATCCACGGACCAGCGCTGCGGTTCGCGAACGCCTGAGCGCGCTCCCGGAACTGCGTCGCTTCGCGGTAAGCGAACTCGCGCTGCCGCACAGTGGCAGTTTCCGGCGCTACGCCGCACTTGACCGTGAGGCGGCGGTCTGGAGCCTGGTCGCCGCACCGCCAGACGGCTTACAGCCACGCGAATGGTGTTATCCGGTCGTAGGGTGTGCCAGCTACCGTGGTTATTTCAGTCACGACGCGGCGCTGGAACACGCGGAACGGGCACGGCGCGACGGCTGGGACGTCGCGGTCGACCCGGTACCCGCGTACTCCACTTTGGGCTGGTTCGACGACCCCCTGCCCAGCACCGTGATCGACTGGCCGTTGGCGGACATCGCGGGCCTGGTATTCCACGAGCTGGCGCACGAAGCGCTGTACCTCGCCGGCGACAGCGCGTTCAACGAGGCCTACGCAAGTGTCGTGGAGCACGAGGGGCGTCGGCGCTGGTTGCAGAGCCGGGGCGACGAGGCGCAGCGTCGGCAGGCGGATGAGCGTGACCGGCGCCGGGCGGATTTCCTGCAGCTGTTGAGTGACACGCGGATGCAGCTCACCGCGCTCTACGCGTCGTCGACGACGGACCGCGCGGCGCTGCGCACCGGCAAGGTGCGGATTCTCGGAGAACTGCAGCAGCGGTACCGTCTGCAGAAGGTGGAGTGGGGTGGCTACGCGGGCTACGACTGGTGGTTCGCGCGGCCGCTGAACAATGCGCACTTCGCGAGTATCTCGACCTATTCCGATTGGCAGCCTGCGTTGTCCGCGATGCTGCGTCAGCTTGGCGGCCGGATGGACGCCTTTCATACGGCCTGCCGACGTCTTGCGACACTGCCGGCCGCGGTGCGTGCCCGCTATCTGGATCGGCTGGCCCCTGGCTCACGGGGTGTTCCGCATACCGCCAGTGTCGCTGCCGCCGACTGA